Proteins encoded within one genomic window of Streptomyces sp. NBC_01314:
- a CDS encoding integrase core domain-containing protein produces MQRLVELAEYTSEAFQQLCGRRGVVQSMGRVGSALDNAAAESFHSVLKVEYVHRHTFATRAEARLKTATCIADFYNTKRRHSAAGGKPPVEFERIIQEVRARTDQEGRAA; encoded by the coding sequence TTGCAACGACTGGTTGAACTCGCCGAATACACGTCCGAGGCATTCCAACAGCTGTGCGGCCGCCGGGGCGTGGTGCAGTCGATGGGGCGCGTCGGGTCGGCGCTGGACAACGCCGCCGCGGAGTCGTTCCACTCGGTCCTGAAGGTCGAGTACGTCCACCGGCACACCTTCGCCACCCGCGCCGAGGCCCGGCTGAAGACCGCCACGTGCATCGCGGACTTCTACAACACGAAGCGGCGCCACAGCGCGGCCGGCGGGAAGCCGCCCGTCGAGTTCGAACGGATCATCCAGGAAGTGCGAGCCCGGACCGATCAGGAAGGCCGGGCCGCATAA
- a CDS encoding M36 family metallopeptidase, whose amino-acid sequence MPPTPSQQTLVRRDARLTKAEQRPGVRRLRDRLGAQGVLELDPATSTARQVARLDGYLTARSGADPEDIARAYLRAHPDVFGLTAGQVRGLTLRKQYTDVAGIRHLSFVQSVDGVPVFGNGVKAHVARDGRLISVLGSPVRNLPSGLAPGRITGTQARHTAVRDIAGAKAVGGDNTDGDTAKQVVYAASGGTARRAWRTVTSPDGHAMWLHVVDAETGRVLYRQNLSSDQSADLSPGQSADLPSTQSATRTSGSGSAPAAKKLPPSAPGSPLGAEKALAWENAPGDARGGKQRARNLTARGWLPAGAKTLDGTVAHVYSDVNDNNELDAGEEISAGKNGTFTFPFKPFTGDGCGTPVPCSWDAKTPNSWQTNREQNAAQVFYFLGTFHDHLNAAPIGFTRAAGNFDSRDGDALQAQTDDGAAMKDGLPDDDHLNNANMGTPPDGQPPTMQLYLTAPSDNYPIVQGNWGDDAATVYHEYTHGLSNRLVVDADGVSTLVSQQAGAMGEAWSDWYALDFLGNEGLRRDTRRTDGEVTLDPADWVESAPTRTQGLDCPVGSTSAGCPGTAEAGPGGYTYGDYGKISGGGPETHADGEIWGETLWDLRAALGSRLSQSLVTRAMELSPANPSFLDQRNAILQADTVVNRGRSHDRIWKVFAHRGMGYFAAALTGDDTKPDEDFSLPPGPDTPVVTLTGKVTDDASGAAVGGVTVSVSGHASGFPGSDFSAVSAADGTYTIQDVPKGTYRKVYASGNGFEPQIRTLVVGSGSTDWQVRRDWAASSGGAEVADFGGPDNSGFGCGPGGLIDMSGTVWGSDISDTGVAPHNTVRLPEVVDISELLVDPTAGCGDDTTASLGDYRIDTSADGTDWTTAAEGHFGPADTGRENAVALKAGTGQNVRYVRLTLLGNQAADNGVDCAQDSGPSGCEYLDVTELVVHGAPHQG is encoded by the coding sequence GTGCCGCCCACGCCGTCGCAGCAGACGCTGGTGCGACGTGACGCGCGGTTGACGAAGGCCGAACAGCGGCCCGGTGTACGGCGGCTGCGGGACCGGCTCGGCGCTCAGGGTGTACTCGAACTCGACCCGGCGACGAGCACCGCGCGCCAGGTGGCCCGGCTGGACGGGTATCTGACGGCGCGCAGCGGGGCCGACCCGGAGGACATCGCCCGTGCGTACCTGCGGGCTCACCCCGATGTCTTCGGGCTCACCGCCGGCCAGGTGCGCGGCCTGACGCTGCGCAAGCAGTACACCGACGTCGCCGGCATACGCCATCTGTCCTTCGTGCAGTCGGTCGACGGCGTGCCGGTGTTCGGCAACGGCGTCAAGGCCCATGTCGCCCGCGACGGGCGGCTGATCAGCGTGCTCGGCTCCCCGGTGCGGAACCTGCCGTCCGGGCTGGCTCCCGGCCGGATCACCGGAACCCAGGCCCGGCACACCGCCGTACGCGACATCGCGGGCGCCAAGGCGGTCGGCGGTGACAACACGGACGGCGACACCGCCAAGCAGGTGGTGTACGCGGCGTCCGGCGGCACCGCCCGCCGCGCCTGGCGGACCGTCACCTCGCCGGACGGCCACGCCATGTGGCTGCACGTCGTCGACGCGGAGACCGGACGGGTCCTGTACCGGCAGAACCTGTCCTCCGACCAGTCCGCCGACCTGTCCCCTGGCCAGTCCGCCGACCTGCCCTCCACCCAGTCCGCGACCAGGACGTCGGGCAGCGGCTCGGCGCCGGCCGCCAAGAAGCTCCCGCCCTCCGCTCCGGGCTCGCCCCTCGGTGCCGAAAAGGCGCTGGCCTGGGAGAACGCTCCGGGTGACGCGCGAGGCGGCAAGCAGCGCGCCCGCAATCTGACCGCCCGGGGATGGCTCCCCGCAGGCGCCAAGACCCTCGACGGGACCGTCGCGCACGTCTATAGCGACGTGAACGACAACAACGAGCTGGACGCCGGGGAGGAGATCTCGGCGGGGAAGAACGGGACGTTCACCTTCCCGTTCAAGCCCTTCACCGGAGACGGCTGCGGCACCCCGGTGCCGTGCTCCTGGGACGCGAAGACCCCGAACTCCTGGCAGACCAACCGCGAGCAGAACGCCGCGCAGGTCTTCTACTTCCTCGGCACCTTCCACGACCACCTGAACGCCGCGCCGATCGGCTTCACCCGGGCCGCGGGCAACTTCGACAGCAGGGACGGCGACGCCCTGCAGGCGCAGACCGACGACGGCGCGGCCATGAAGGACGGGCTGCCCGACGACGACCACCTGAACAACGCCAACATGGGTACGCCGCCGGACGGGCAGCCGCCCACGATGCAGCTGTACCTCACCGCGCCGTCGGACAACTACCCGATCGTGCAGGGCAATTGGGGCGACGACGCCGCCACCGTCTACCACGAGTACACCCACGGTCTGTCCAACCGGCTCGTCGTCGACGCGGACGGCGTCTCGACCCTCGTCAGCCAGCAGGCGGGGGCCATGGGCGAGGCGTGGAGCGACTGGTACGCCCTCGACTTCCTCGGCAACGAGGGCCTGCGGCGGGACACCCGTCGCACGGACGGCGAGGTGACGCTCGACCCGGCCGACTGGGTCGAATCCGCGCCGACCCGGACCCAGGGGCTGGACTGCCCGGTCGGCTCCACGTCGGCCGGCTGCCCCGGCACGGCGGAGGCGGGCCCCGGCGGGTACACCTACGGCGACTACGGGAAGATCTCCGGCGGCGGCCCCGAGACGCATGCCGACGGCGAGATCTGGGGCGAGACCCTGTGGGACCTGCGCGCCGCACTCGGCAGCCGGCTCTCCCAGTCGCTGGTGACCCGGGCGATGGAGCTGTCCCCCGCCAACCCCAGCTTCCTCGACCAGCGCAACGCCATCCTGCAGGCCGACACCGTCGTCAACCGCGGGCGCTCCCACGACCGTATCTGGAAGGTCTTCGCCCACCGGGGCATGGGCTACTTCGCCGCCGCCCTCACGGGTGACGACACCAAGCCCGACGAGGACTTCTCCCTGCCGCCCGGCCCGGACACCCCGGTGGTCACGCTCACCGGCAAGGTCACCGACGACGCGTCCGGCGCCGCCGTGGGCGGGGTCACGGTCAGCGTCAGCGGGCACGCCTCCGGCTTCCCCGGCTCCGACTTCTCCGCCGTGTCCGCGGCGGACGGCACGTACACGATCCAGGACGTCCCCAAGGGCACGTACCGGAAGGTGTACGCGAGCGGCAACGGTTTCGAGCCGCAGATCCGCACCCTCGTCGTGGGATCCGGTTCCACCGACTGGCAGGTGCGCCGCGACTGGGCGGCCTCCTCCGGCGGCGCCGAGGTCGCGGACTTCGGCGGCCCCGACAACTCCGGGTTCGGCTGTGGGCCGGGCGGACTGATCGACATGTCGGGCACCGTCTGGGGCTCGGACATCAGTGACACCGGCGTCGCCCCGCACAACACGGTCCGGCTGCCCGAGGTCGTGGACATCAGCGAGCTGCTCGTCGATCCGACGGCGGGCTGCGGGGACGACACGACCGCGTCCCTCGGCGACTACCGGATCGACACCTCCGCCGACGGCACCGACTGGACCACCGCCGCCGAGGGCCACTTCGGTCCCGCCGACACCGGCCGGGAGAACGCCGTCGCCCTCAAGGCCGGCACCGGCCAGAACGTCCGTTACGTCCGCCTGACGCTGCTCGGCAACCAGGCCGCCGACAACGGCGTCGACTGCGCGCAGGACTCCGGCCCCTCGGGCTGCGAGTACCTGGACGTGACCGAACTCGTGGTCCACGGCGCCCCTCACCAGGGCTGA
- a CDS encoding RidA family protein, translating into MTHAIVNPDGLHDPVPFGYSHTATVPAGTELVLVSGQYGSGPDGAVVSTDFAEQVRQTFRNIGVALAAHGLDLGHVVQLRTYVVNHDVSKLGPIAGAVQDGWGTKPPTQTLIGVTSLAAPDVLFEVEALAARP; encoded by the coding sequence ATGACACACGCCATCGTCAATCCGGACGGTTTGCACGACCCGGTCCCGTTCGGTTACAGCCACACCGCCACCGTCCCCGCAGGTACGGAACTGGTGCTTGTCTCGGGGCAGTACGGATCGGGCCCGGACGGCGCGGTTGTCTCCACCGACTTCGCCGAGCAGGTGAGACAGACGTTCCGTAACATCGGCGTCGCTCTTGCCGCCCATGGGCTCGACCTCGGCCACGTCGTCCAGCTCAGGACGTACGTGGTGAACCATGACGTCAGCAAGCTCGGGCCGATCGCCGGGGCCGTGCAGGACGGCTGGGGTACGAAACCGCCCACGCAAACCCTCATCGGTGTCACGAGCCTGGCCGCGCCTGACGTGCTGTTCGAGGTCGAGGCCCTCGCCGCCCGGCCCTGA
- a CDS encoding nitrate- and nitrite sensing domain-containing protein, translated as MRVSTSFRLLPGRLSGLGAIAKGRLGRSGSGRRRGSRTTSGDRPLTNRRPLPGWRSIRGRVAVVITVPICLLLAVAGLAMYGRAEALGDARTTRAEVGLSLRVQALVHQLQRERGLTNGLLGGEESFRTPLAATRERVDTALRGMRHEPAVADVIQRHLRRLATIRAAADKDTPADKDTSTDKDTSTDRNSVGTADGENVGTADRGSVGAAGTDTADRTATLAFYTTAVDALNAVDPVTETATRADRQLRDGLAALQELAAAKESVALERGLLNGVFAEGAFHGREYLSFTEVRATRVAALTRFRQVATAPQRAALKKAFGTKDAQRATAYENQAEGAADGSALRADVGTWWDAMTVLVDDLYAVQQSVGDDVRDRADRLSHEAELGLAAYLVAGTLMAALVAGLAAFASRSLTRPLGALAAAAHDVARHRLPATVASIQQSPQYQSAQDQGELLAGLEAPDAAEAQLLGGAAEIAEVAASLRQVEQTALHLAAQQAGLRRNTTESLANLGRRNQNLVRRQLSLITRLERQELDPDALAELFELDHLATRMRRNAESLLVLAGQNPPRPTAAPADGLEVVQSAVAEVEQYRRVLIAAVEPVRVRGHAVADAAHLLAELVENGLNFSPPTEPVEVHGWYDAEDDTYCFAVVDHGIGMSEADKERARARLSESGEEALLAAPTRFLGHLVVGRLVHRLGEGAQVQLFDTPGGGLSALLVLPGRLLAPARDGSATPPPPPARPAVSALLNGFRAGVARAEARSTQGVSS; from the coding sequence ATGAGGGTGTCGACGTCATTTCGGCTGCTGCCCGGCAGGCTCAGCGGGCTCGGCGCAATCGCCAAGGGCCGTCTCGGCAGGAGCGGTTCGGGTCGCCGACGCGGCAGCCGAACGACTTCCGGCGACCGGCCACTGACCAACCGTCGGCCGCTGCCTGGCTGGCGCAGCATCAGAGGCCGTGTGGCGGTGGTCATCACCGTCCCGATCTGCTTGCTTTTGGCGGTGGCCGGTCTGGCCATGTACGGCCGCGCCGAGGCCCTGGGCGACGCGCGGACAACTCGTGCCGAGGTCGGCCTCAGCCTGCGGGTCCAGGCGCTGGTGCACCAGCTGCAACGCGAACGCGGCCTGACCAACGGCCTGTTGGGTGGCGAGGAGAGCTTCCGCACACCACTCGCCGCTACGCGCGAGCGCGTCGACACCGCGCTGCGCGGAATGCGCCACGAACCCGCCGTCGCGGATGTCATCCAGCGGCACTTGCGGCGCCTCGCCACCATCCGAGCCGCAGCCGACAAGGACACACCTGCCGACAAGGACACCTCTACCGACAAGGACACCTCTACCGACAGGAACAGCGTCGGCACGGCCGACGGGGAGAATGTCGGCACGGCTGACAGGGGCAGCGTCGGCGCGGCCGGCACGGACACCGCCGACCGGACCGCCACCCTCGCCTTCTACACCACCGCCGTCGACGCGCTCAACGCCGTCGACCCGGTGACGGAGACCGCGACGCGCGCCGACCGTCAACTGCGCGACGGCTTGGCGGCGTTGCAGGAACTGGCCGCGGCCAAGGAGTCCGTCGCACTCGAACGCGGTCTCCTCAACGGCGTGTTCGCCGAGGGAGCCTTCCACGGCCGCGAGTACCTCAGCTTCACCGAGGTGCGCGCCACGCGCGTCGCCGCCCTCACCCGTTTCCGCCAGGTCGCCACCGCGCCCCAGCGCGCCGCCCTGAAGAAAGCCTTCGGCACCAAGGACGCCCAACGCGCCACCGCCTACGAGAATCAGGCGGAGGGCGCCGCCGACGGCTCCGCGCTGCGCGCCGACGTCGGCACGTGGTGGGACGCGATGACCGTACTCGTCGACGATCTGTACGCCGTCCAGCAGTCGGTCGGTGACGACGTACGGGACCGGGCCGACCGGCTCAGTCACGAGGCGGAACTGGGCCTCGCCGCCTACCTCGTCGCGGGAACGCTCATGGCCGCTCTCGTCGCGGGCCTCGCCGCTTTCGCCTCACGTTCCCTCACCCGCCCGCTCGGCGCACTCGCCGCGGCCGCCCACGACGTGGCGCGCCACCGGCTGCCCGCGACCGTCGCCAGCATCCAGCAGTCCCCGCAGTATCAATCCGCGCAGGACCAAGGAGAGTTGCTTGCGGGGCTGGAGGCCCCGGACGCCGCCGAGGCACAGTTGCTGGGGGGCGCGGCGGAGATCGCCGAGGTCGCGGCCTCCCTGCGCCAGGTGGAACAGACCGCCCTCCACCTGGCCGCCCAGCAGGCCGGCCTGCGCCGCAACACCACCGAATCGCTCGCCAATCTCGGCCGCCGCAACCAGAATCTCGTGCGTCGCCAACTCAGCCTCATCACCCGCCTGGAACGGCAGGAACTCGACCCGGATGCCCTCGCCGAGCTCTTCGAGCTCGACCACCTCGCCACCCGTATGCGGCGCAACGCCGAAAGCCTGCTGGTCCTGGCCGGGCAGAACCCGCCGCGGCCGACGGCGGCACCCGCCGACGGTCTGGAAGTCGTTCAGTCCGCGGTCGCCGAGGTGGAGCAGTACCGGCGGGTCCTGATCGCGGCGGTGGAGCCGGTGCGGGTGCGCGGGCACGCCGTCGCGGATGCCGCCCACCTCCTCGCCGAACTCGTCGAGAACGGGCTGAACTTCTCACCTCCGACCGAACCGGTCGAGGTGCACGGCTGGTACGACGCCGAGGACGACACGTACTGCTTCGCTGTCGTCGACCACGGCATCGGCATGTCCGAAGCCGACAAGGAACGTGCGCGCGCTCGTCTCTCGGAATCCGGCGAGGAAGCCCTTCTCGCCGCGCCCACCCGGTTCCTCGGCCACCTCGTCGTCGGCCGGCTCGTCCACCGCCTCGGTGAAGGCGCGCAGGTCCAGCTCTTCGACACCCCTGGCGGCGGCCTGTCCGCTCTCCTTGTCCTTCCCGGGCGCCTGCTGGCCCCCGCGCGGGACGGCTCCGCCACACCCCCACCCCCACCCGCCAGGCCGGCTGTTTCCGCCCTGCTCAACGGCTTCCGAGCAGGTGTCGCCCGTGCCGAGGCCAGAAGCACCCAAGGAGTGTCATCGTGA
- a CDS encoding HNH endonuclease translates to MSDADMPADLPAPRRSEAKRAQDRRRRERMRTNGSVERYTAEEIGARDDWICGLCQDPVDRARQHPDPRSPSIDHVRAIAVGGTDTRDNVRLTHWGCNHERNDSTPLRTAEEAEAQRAVLLRIPGLRAYAESLNAEDMVRRSQAFHSPERYRARLARRVERHEREGR, encoded by the coding sequence GTGAGCGACGCGGACATGCCCGCGGACCTGCCCGCACCTCGGCGCAGCGAGGCCAAGCGCGCCCAGGACCGGCGCCGCCGTGAGCGTATGCGGACCAACGGGAGCGTCGAGCGCTACACGGCGGAGGAGATAGGTGCGCGGGACGACTGGATCTGTGGGCTGTGCCAAGACCCGGTGGACCGGGCCCGGCAGCACCCGGACCCTCGCTCCCCGAGCATCGACCACGTCCGCGCCATCGCGGTCGGCGGCACTGACACACGCGACAACGTGCGCCTCACACACTGGGGCTGCAACCATGAGCGCAACGACAGCACTCCGCTGAGGACCGCCGAGGAAGCCGAGGCGCAGCGCGCTGTCCTCCTGCGGATACCCGGGCTCCGGGCCTACGCGGAGAGCCTCAACGCAGAGGACATGGTCCGCCGCTCCCAGGCCTTTCACTCACCCGAGAGATATCGGGCCAGACTGGCCCGTCGAGTGGAACGTCACGAGCGCGAAGGACGCTGA
- a CDS encoding roadblock/LC7 domain-containing protein, giving the protein MTTAVQSFGWLISEFVRTTDGVIDAVAVSSDGLLMAASDGLGRDRADHLAAVVSGITSLAQNAATTHGFHGMKLVMIEMLGGFLMVGRIRDGSCLGVLAFEGCDVGLVGYEMAVLADRAGELLTPQLVRELNSTSLAAG; this is encoded by the coding sequence GTGACCACCGCCGTCCAGAGTTTCGGCTGGCTCATCTCGGAGTTCGTACGCACCACCGACGGCGTCATCGACGCCGTCGCCGTCTCCTCCGACGGCCTTCTCATGGCCGCCTCGGACGGCCTCGGCCGAGATCGTGCCGACCACCTCGCCGCCGTCGTCTCGGGCATCACCAGCCTCGCCCAGAACGCGGCAACGACCCACGGCTTCCACGGCATGAAGCTCGTCATGATCGAAATGCTCGGCGGCTTCCTCATGGTCGGTCGCATCCGCGACGGCAGCTGCCTCGGCGTCCTCGCCTTCGAGGGATGCGACGTCGGCCTGGTCGGCTACGAAATGGCCGTCCTCGCCGACCGAGCCGGCGAACTGCTCACCCCACAGCTGGTACGCGAACTCAACTCCACGTCCCTGGCAGCGGGATAG
- a CDS encoding glycosyltransferase family 2 protein — protein MATSADGIDLSPSRRTARMVKRQAAWKPGFLPFLVTAALAYAFSSALYSPRATLMGWVVTVLWTLPVVSSLVGVTGAALTRRRIARQRGWTDAEVALHDGLVVLVPTIGRHDTYPALERSVLSYCAFLPRWFPALRIDILTEEGCEAADRIDALAARSRLIRVVTVPKAYRTPNGTRFKARANHYAHESRIAEGEALDDVWVLHMDDDTGVGPDTAEQVARFINAQRRAGPDAKHLAQGMLTYPRENAVNRLVWLADAIRPADDIARFAVLTGGGTPLAGLHGELLLLRASIEATIGWDFGPDSICEDAHLALIFASRYKGRSDWFSGRSYGASPSTVRDFLRQRERWSWGLVGLAFNRSLPRRSRALLMYSVTTWVMGPFQHVGVVLAVGALLGDLNTSPVTPWILPLWAVTMGYAVWMYWEGLKINASVSANGRRLWWEPIAVVALMPIFALWEAAGSFRGLLRCLRGVENQFVVIAKPA, from the coding sequence ATGGCCACCTCTGCAGACGGCATCGACCTATCCCCATCCCGCCGCACCGCGCGCATGGTGAAGCGTCAGGCCGCCTGGAAGCCGGGTTTTCTGCCCTTCCTGGTCACCGCCGCCCTCGCCTACGCCTTCTCCTCCGCGCTGTACTCCCCCAGGGCGACCCTGATGGGCTGGGTGGTCACCGTCCTGTGGACGCTGCCCGTCGTCAGTTCGCTCGTCGGCGTCACCGGCGCCGCGCTCACCCGCCGGCGTATCGCCCGCCAGCGCGGCTGGACCGACGCCGAAGTGGCGCTGCACGACGGGCTCGTCGTGCTCGTCCCCACCATCGGCCGCCACGACACCTACCCGGCCCTGGAGCGGTCAGTGCTGTCGTACTGCGCGTTCCTGCCGCGCTGGTTTCCCGCCCTGCGCATCGACATCCTGACGGAGGAGGGCTGCGAGGCCGCCGACCGCATCGACGCCCTGGCCGCCCGTAGCCGCTTGATCCGTGTCGTCACCGTGCCGAAGGCCTACCGCACGCCGAACGGCACCCGCTTCAAGGCCCGCGCCAACCACTACGCCCACGAGTCGCGCATAGCCGAGGGCGAGGCCCTGGACGACGTGTGGGTGCTGCACATGGACGACGACACCGGCGTCGGCCCCGACACGGCCGAACAGGTCGCCCGCTTCATCAACGCCCAACGCCGCGCCGGCCCCGACGCCAAACACCTGGCCCAGGGCATGCTGACGTATCCGCGCGAGAACGCCGTCAACCGCCTGGTCTGGCTGGCCGACGCGATACGCCCGGCCGACGACATCGCCCGCTTCGCGGTCCTCACCGGCGGCGGTACCCCACTGGCCGGGCTGCACGGCGAACTGCTGCTGCTGCGCGCGTCCATCGAGGCCACGATCGGCTGGGACTTCGGCCCGGACTCCATCTGCGAGGACGCTCACCTGGCCCTGATCTTCGCCAGCCGCTACAAGGGGCGCAGCGACTGGTTCTCCGGCCGCAGCTACGGCGCGTCCCCCTCGACCGTGCGGGACTTCCTCAGACAACGAGAACGCTGGTCCTGGGGCCTGGTGGGTCTCGCCTTCAACCGCAGCCTGCCACGGCGCTCCAGGGCCCTGCTCATGTACAGCGTGACGACCTGGGTCATGGGGCCCTTCCAGCACGTCGGTGTGGTCCTGGCGGTCGGCGCGCTGCTCGGCGACCTCAACACCTCGCCCGTCACGCCGTGGATCCTGCCCCTGTGGGCGGTGACCATGGGCTACGCGGTCTGGATGTACTGGGAGGGCCTCAAGATCAACGCCTCGGTGTCGGCCAACGGCCGGCGTCTGTGGTGGGAGCCGATCGCCGTGGTGGCCCTGATGCCGATCTTCGCGCTCTGGGAGGCGGCCGGTTCCTTCCGGGGGCTGCTGCGCTGTCTGCGCGGCGTGGAGAACCAGTTCGTCGTCATAGCGAAGCCGGCCTGA
- a CDS encoding cold shock domain-containing protein yields the protein MVVATVREWHDEEGWGVLDSPETPGGCWGHYADIQTKGFHTLSPGQRVDLQWEAPGFKQDGYTYRAVKILPRPA from the coding sequence ATGGTGGTTGCGACTGTCCGTGAGTGGCACGACGAGGAAGGGTGGGGGGTACTCGACTCTCCCGAGACACCCGGCGGTTGCTGGGGCCACTACGCCGACATCCAGACGAAGGGCTTCCACACGCTGTCGCCGGGACAACGTGTAGATCTCCAGTGGGAAGCCCCTGGCTTCAAGCAAGACGGCTACACCTACCGCGCAGTGAAAATACTGCCTCGGCCAGCCTGA
- a CDS encoding acyltransferase family protein codes for MDGLRGVAVLAVLLHDTGMGGPYVSWSGAGVDVLLVLTGFLTTLPLLRRATATGRTGVAGFLARRAKRLIPVLLVSVAVTLTVCWAFGSPRVIHDLARQALSVLPGHGGWAEWAHGRTLGAVPTTDSPLAPLWLWDITARSVLAWSLLLAFLCLPARRRLTAVTLVAALLVAAATVVAARGALPGIGVVTSMRTLALPAGVGAACLVHLAERGGRAVSRPAVVLLTATGLAATAALAVSAVLGGGGQGGDRYTVAVVLGAALLTAVLCGDRVPLARLLSGDLLTEIGRMSYSLFLLHLPVYWLLRRGQPDLSSLGLFLVGGVATWFLSLLAHYLLIERLAARP; via the coding sequence GTGGACGGTCTGCGGGGGGTCGCTGTGCTGGCCGTCCTGTTGCATGACACCGGTATGGGCGGGCCGTATGTCTCCTGGAGCGGTGCGGGCGTAGACGTCCTGCTGGTGCTGACGGGTTTCCTGACCACCTTGCCCCTGCTCCGCAGAGCGACGGCGACCGGCAGGACCGGCGTCGCCGGCTTCCTGGCCCGTAGGGCGAAGCGGCTGATTCCCGTCCTGCTGGTGTCGGTCGCCGTGACCCTCACGGTCTGTTGGGCGTTCGGCTCTCCGCGCGTCATCCACGACCTGGCCCGGCAAGCTCTGTCGGTGCTCCCCGGCCATGGGGGCTGGGCCGAGTGGGCGCACGGCCGGACACTGGGCGCCGTCCCCACGACGGACTCGCCGCTCGCTCCGCTGTGGTTGTGGGACATCACCGCACGTTCCGTGCTGGCGTGGTCCCTTCTGCTGGCGTTCCTCTGCCTGCCGGCCCGGCGCCGACTCACCGCCGTGACATTGGTCGCCGCCCTGCTCGTCGCGGCGGCGACCGTCGTCGCGGCCCGCGGGGCGCTGCCCGGCATCGGCGTCGTCACCAGTATGCGGACACTCGCCCTGCCGGCCGGTGTCGGTGCCGCCTGCCTCGTACACCTGGCCGAACGCGGTGGCCGTGCGGTGTCCCGTCCGGCCGTCGTCCTGCTGACGGCGACCGGGCTCGCCGCGACGGCGGCCCTGGCGGTGTCGGCCGTCCTTGGCGGCGGCGGGCAGGGCGGCGACCGATACACGGTCGCGGTCGTGCTCGGCGCCGCGCTGCTGACGGCAGTGCTCTGCGGCGACCGAGTCCCCCTGGCACGGCTGTTGTCGGGTGACCTGCTCACCGAGATCGGCCGCATGTCGTACAGCCTCTTTCTGTTGCACCTCCCCGTGTACTGGCTGCTACGCCGCGGCCAGCCCGACCTCAGCTCTCTCGGCCTGTTCCTGGTCGGGGGCGTGGCGACCTGGTTCCTGTCGCTGCTCGCCCACTACCTGCTCATCGAGCGTCTGGCCGCCCGGCCCTGA
- a CDS encoding helix-turn-helix transcriptional regulator has protein sequence MRADRLVSLVLLLRQHGRLSATALARELEVSTRTVLRDIEALSAAGVPVYAERGRHGGFALMPGFRTELTGLNHDEALALLVAGSRRGAQAFGLGSALASAMLKVIDALPEDHRDIAAGAAQRLLIDPETDLLSRRRVAEEVPDAIVTEVRRAVFAGHKLRIHYAAVDQTTRWRTVDPIGLVTVRDQGYLLATRSGADRTYRLSRILAAEELDEPAQRPDRVDLDRAWQERSARFRAGGDQVTVLVRVDPARRRELVDTALAVRAEETAADGRLRLEVTFQDSRHAEWALWHLATAAEALSPQWLRDSLRNRAAAIATCYGASS, from the coding sequence ATGCGCGCCGATCGGTTGGTATCGCTGGTGCTGCTGTTACGGCAGCACGGTCGGTTGTCCGCGACCGCGCTCGCCCGCGAGTTGGAGGTGTCCACCCGCACCGTGCTGCGCGACATCGAGGCGCTGTCCGCGGCAGGCGTCCCGGTCTACGCCGAGCGTGGTCGGCACGGCGGTTTCGCGTTGATGCCCGGTTTCCGGACCGAGCTCACCGGACTGAACCACGACGAGGCACTCGCCCTGCTGGTCGCCGGATCGCGGCGCGGCGCGCAGGCATTCGGCCTCGGCTCGGCGCTCGCTTCGGCCATGCTCAAGGTGATCGACGCGCTACCCGAAGACCATCGGGACATCGCGGCCGGCGCGGCTCAGCGATTGCTCATCGACCCGGAGACCGACCTCCTCTCGCGTCGGCGGGTCGCCGAGGAGGTGCCCGACGCCATAGTGACCGAGGTCCGACGGGCGGTGTTCGCCGGACACAAGCTGCGCATCCACTACGCGGCCGTGGACCAGACCACGAGGTGGCGCACGGTGGACCCGATCGGCCTGGTCACCGTACGCGACCAGGGCTACTTGCTGGCCACCAGGTCCGGCGCGGACCGCACCTACCGGCTGTCCCGGATCCTGGCCGCCGAGGAACTCGACGAACCGGCACAGCGACCGGACCGGGTCGATCTGGACCGGGCCTGGCAGGAGCGCAGCGCGCGGTTTCGGGCCGGCGGCGACCAGGTCACCGTGCTGGTACGGGTCGACCCGGCGCGGCGGAGGGAACTGGTGGACACCGCGCTGGCCGTCCGCGCCGAAGAAACCGCCGCGGACGGCCGACTGCGGCTGGAGGTCACCTTCCAGGATTCGAGACACGCCGAATGGGCACTGTGGCACCTCGCCACGGCCGCGGAAGCCCTGTCCCCGCAGTGGCTGCGCGACTCGCTCCGCAACCGCGCCGCCGCGATCGCCACCTGCTACGGAGCGTCATCCTGA